A region from the Lycium barbarum isolate Lr01 chromosome 8, ASM1917538v2, whole genome shotgun sequence genome encodes:
- the LOC132605861 gene encoding RHOMBOID-like protein 1 produces the protein MGRRTPSGNSSSESDLEIKVQPRNSGPNLEDRDRCLHSRPPVPPPNYQPYTKWFPWLVPIVIIANVALFIIVMYVNDCPRNSHNCFGTDIFGRFAFQDVHENPLLGPSTTTLQKLGALDVNKVVEGRQLWRLFSCMWLHAGVFHVAANMLSLLFVGIRLEQEFGFLRIGPLYVLAGVGGSLLSALFVRKKISVGASGALFGLLGAMLSELITNWTLYENKLATLLTLLLIIAINLAVGILPHVDNFAHLGGFVTGFLLGCLLLLRPQFGWVNLKKAPPGYFVASKKSKYKIYQYILLIVSLALLLTGFILGLALLTNGWDGNAHCSWCHYLSCIPTPLWSCTEARCATTQLGSQLNMTCTSNHKNGTYILANPNNTLEIQMLCSKLCR, from the exons ATGGGAAGGAGGACTCCGTCGGGAAATTCTTCATCGGAGTCAGACCTCGAGATCAAAGTTCAACCTCGAAATAGTGGCCCAAATCTCGAGGATCGCGACAGATGCTTACATTCCCGCCCTCCGGTCCCACCACCTAATTACCAGCCTTATACAAAATGGTTCCCATGGCTAGTCCCTATTGTTATTATAGCAAATGTTGCACTTTTTATCATTGTTATGTACGTTAACGATTGTCCTCGTAATAGTCACAATTGTTTCGGAACCGATATCTTTGGTCGTTTTGCATTTCAAGATGTTCATGAGAACCCTTTACTTGGTCCCTCCACAACAAC GTTACAAAAATTGGGTGCTCTTGACGTGAACAAAGTGGTTGAAGGTCGTCAATTATGGAGACTATTTTCTTGCATGTGGTTACATGCTGGTGTGTTCCATGTTGCTGCCAATATGTTGAGCTTGTTATTTGTGGGCATTCGGCTTGAGCAAGAGTTTGGATTTT TGAGAATTGGTCCGCTTTATGTTTTGGCTGGGGTTGGAGGGAGTCTTTTATCAGctctatttgtgaggaagaaaatCTCTGTTGGTGCTTCTGGGGCATTGTTTGGTTTACTTGGAGCAATGCTTTCTGAACTCATCACAAATTGGACATTATATGAAAACAAG TTGGCAACACTGCTTACACTGCTTCTCATAATTGCCATAAACCTAGCTGTtggaattcttcctcatgtggaCAATTTCGCACATCTTGGAGGATTTGTAACTGGATTTCTTCTTGGTTGTCTCCTTTTGCTTCGACCACAATTTGGATGGGTGAATCTAAAGAAAGCACCTCCTGGTTATTTTGTGGCATCAAAAAAGTCCAAGTACAAGATTTATCAGTACATACTATTGATTGTGTCATTAGCACTTTTGTTAACTGG GTTTATCCTTGGCCTAGCTCTATTAACAAATGGATGGGATGGTAATGCACATTGCTCATGGTGTCATTACTTAAGTTGTATCCCAACCCCTCTATGGAGTTGTACTGAAGCACGTTGTGCG ACAACCCAACTTGGGAGTCAATTGAACATGACGTGCACATCGAATCATAAAAATGGGACTTATATTTTGGCAAATCCCAACAACACTTTAGAAATTCAAATGCTATGTTCCAAACTTTGCAGATGA